A genomic region of Thermodesulfobium narugense DSM 14796 contains the following coding sequences:
- a CDS encoding aldehyde dehydrogenase family protein, which produces MKKNDYVDKSYKLYIDGKWVDAVDGKTFEVFCPADGEKISICADAGKEDVDLAVKAAHKAFCSWKNVSAQERASILLKIADLIDKNADRLAMAETIDNGKPIRETSAIDVPLSSDHFRYFASAIRTEEGKAVMIDKNTMSIILNEPLGVVGQITPWNFPLLMAAWKLAPALAAGNCVVLKPSSLTPISTLELAKLLDQVLPPGVVNVLSGKGSYTGKCILEHQGFNKLAFTGSTEVGYSIAEAAAKKLIPSTLELGGKSANIFFDDCSWDKAIEGLLIGILFNQGQVCCAGSRVFVQEKIYDKFLAEAIKSFEKVKVGIPWEKDTQMGTLISSVQLEKVLAYINIGHKEGAKIACGGQRITDNGLDKGFFIKPTILADVSNKARVAQEEIFGPVACFIKFNSEEEVIQMANDSEYGLGGAVWTKDINRALRVARAVETGRMWINNYNNLPAHAPFGGYKKSGIGRETHKLVLEHYTQKKNIFISLSDDKVGLY; this is translated from the coding sequence ATGAAAAAGAACGATTATGTTGACAAAAGTTATAAGCTTTATATTGATGGTAAATGGGTGGATGCCGTTGATGGGAAAACTTTTGAAGTATTTTGTCCGGCAGATGGAGAAAAAATTTCTATCTGTGCCGACGCTGGAAAAGAGGATGTCGACCTTGCAGTAAAAGCAGCGCATAAAGCTTTTTGCTCATGGAAAAATGTTAGCGCACAAGAAAGAGCTTCTATACTTCTAAAAATCGCCGATTTAATTGACAAAAATGCTGATAGACTTGCAATGGCAGAAACAATTGACAATGGCAAACCAATAAGAGAAACATCTGCTATAGATGTACCACTTAGCTCAGATCATTTTCGCTATTTTGCAAGCGCAATCAGGACTGAAGAAGGAAAAGCTGTAATGATAGATAAAAACACCATGAGTATTATTTTGAATGAACCTTTGGGAGTTGTTGGCCAGATTACGCCATGGAATTTCCCATTGTTAATGGCGGCATGGAAATTAGCACCTGCTCTTGCAGCTGGAAATTGTGTTGTGCTCAAACCTTCTTCACTAACTCCAATAAGCACTTTAGAGCTGGCTAAATTACTCGATCAGGTTTTACCTCCCGGTGTCGTAAACGTATTATCCGGTAAAGGTTCATATACTGGAAAGTGTATATTAGAGCATCAAGGATTTAACAAGCTAGCTTTTACTGGCTCTACAGAAGTGGGTTATTCTATAGCCGAAGCAGCAGCAAAAAAATTGATTCCTTCTACATTGGAACTAGGAGGAAAATCAGCAAATATATTTTTTGATGATTGTTCATGGGATAAAGCTATTGAAGGCTTGCTTATTGGAATCTTATTCAATCAAGGTCAGGTTTGCTGTGCTGGTTCACGAGTATTTGTTCAGGAAAAGATATATGATAAATTCCTTGCTGAGGCAATAAAATCATTCGAAAAAGTTAAAGTAGGTATCCCGTGGGAAAAAGACACTCAGATGGGAACATTAATCAGCTCAGTCCAATTAGAAAAGGTTTTGGCATATATTAATATTGGTCATAAAGAAGGCGCAAAAATAGCATGTGGTGGACAAAGAATTACTGATAATGGACTAGATAAAGGCTTCTTCATCAAACCAACAATCCTTGCAGATGTTAGCAATAAGGCACGAGTAGCGCAAGAAGAAATTTTCGGACCCGTTGCGTGTTTTATAAAATTTAATAGCGAAGAAGAAGTCATTCAAATGGCTAATGATAGCGAATATGGATTGGGGGGAGCTGTTTGGACGAAAGATATTAATAGAGCCTTAAGGGTTGCCAGAGCCGTTGAAACCGGACGTATGTGGATTAACAATTACAACAACCTCCCAGCACATGCCCCATTTGGAGGATACAAAAAATCAGGAATAGGGAGAGAGACACACAAACTGGTGCTTGAACATTATACGCAAAAGAAAAACATATTTATAAGCCTTTCAGATGACAAAGTTGGACTATATTAA